Within the Candidatus Dependentiae bacterium genome, the region TAATCCTCCACTTATTAGAGGTATACTGCTTACCATAGGTCCGCACGCAAGAGCAAAAGAAAGGCATACATGTTTAAAAAAGTTCATAGAGCTCGCTTTCTGTTACCTAGTTTTTTAAGTACTATTAATTAAATATGTCTATTTTTAATTTTAATTTAAAATCGCATAAAAGTCAATCGTCAGGGTTTATCCTGCTAGAGATTATGGTAGCGCTTATAGTGCTTATAACGTTAAGCATGGCACTTGGTGGCTGGTATAGCAGCGCTCTTACAGCACGTATGCGATCTGACAGAAAGGCGCAAGCACTTATACTTGCAAGTGCCTGCATAGAACAATGTAGAGCTCAAGGAACTATAGTGCAAAAAAATATTCCAGACTATTTTAAGCTCCATTGGCGATTGGTGCCTGACGCTGTTTTGTCTCATTTTGCTACATTGACTGTGTCTGTTAGGTGGTCTAAGTCTGAGGGTATAGAGCTTATTACTGGTATAGTAACCTCATGACCTGCCCTAAGTGTTCAAGAGCTGGTATCACTCTTGTTGAGTGTTGTGTCTATCTTATGAGCTTG harbors:
- a CDS encoding type II secretion system protein; amino-acid sequence: MSIFNFNLKSHKSQSSGFILLEIMVALIVLITLSMALGGWYSSALTARMRSDRKAQALILASACIEQCRAQGTIVQKNIPDYFKLHWRLVPDAVLSHFATLTVSVRWSKSEGIELITGIVTS